One stretch of Brachyhypopomus gauderio isolate BG-103 chromosome 8, BGAUD_0.2, whole genome shotgun sequence DNA includes these proteins:
- the LOC143521934 gene encoding E3 SUMO-protein ligase CBX4-like isoform X2: MPRATGLQKGYCVFLQHHLEAKMELPAAGEHVFAVESIEKKRIRKGRFEYLVKWRGWSPRYNTWEPEENILDPRLLVAFQNREHQEQLLGYRKRGPKPKQPFTQVPSFARRSSILSDLQEASHDTCVRMAVDPAQTQQYQLNSRKHHPYQPLQNQNPGGALTNGKKKHYYQLNSKKHHHYQPDPKMYQTPCDRAKEPVVPQVGRESWNLPPSLQQKWVRDKDSGCLSKVRGITMELNGGSGEPELGLDRTITQDRGPANGISSKLKIVKNKNKNGRIVIVMSKYMENGIQAARVKGGEEDVGVKQPPQLLESKAAVVDDAADETVRPSKHSSEGPGCGKDSKDQVKPPPSGLTNGLSRPDSVTLGAVAAEMNEARELRDPEHSTHEDRPLQLTAKSSLSPKTSEKAVPSQLDQRSRQGAQKRCSILDTDPGEAKRFAGVQSISAPNSATRQCQSSTTHLNSHQLSNGHKFEFLDCCQDEPIDLSCARSREERNSGTGCEINGNSEQCVKDTELTAKETPFTPFLGNIIITDVTANCLTVTFKEYVTV; the protein is encoded by the exons ATGCCACGTGCAACTGGCCTGCAGAAAGGTTACTGCGTTTTTCTACAA CACCATCTCGAAGCGAAAATGGAGCTACCCGCCGCGGGAGAGCACGTCTTCGCTGTGGAAAGCATCGAGAAGAAACGTATTCGAAAG GGACGGTTTGAGTACCTGGTTAAGTGGCGAGGCTGGTCCCCAAG gTATAACACGTGGGAACCGGAGGAAAATATCCTGGACCCGCGCCTCCTTGTCGCGTTCCaaaacag gGAGCATCAGGAGCAATTGTTGGGATATCGCAAACGTGGCCCGAAACCCAAGCAGCCCTTCACACAG GTTCCCTCGTTCGCCCGGAGGTCCAGCATCCTGTCTGACCTGCAGGAGGCATCGCATGACACCTGTGTCAGGATGGCCGTGGATCCAGCACAGACCCAGCAGTACCAGCTGAACAGCAGGAAGCACCACCCGTACCAGCCCCTCCAGAACCAGAACCCTGGAGGTGCTCTGACCAACGGGAAGAAAAAGCACTACTACCAGCTCAACAGCAAGAAACACCATCACTACCAGCCCGACCCCAAAATGTACCAGACGCCGTGTGACAGGGCCAAGGAGCCCGTGGTGCCCCAGGTGGGAAGGGAGAGCTGGAACCTCCCGCCGAGCCTCCAGCAGAAGTGGGTTCGGGACAAGGACTCCGGGTGCCTCAGCAAAGTGAGGGGCATCACCATGGAGCTGAATGGCGGAAGCGGTGAGCCGGAGCTCGGCTTGGATCGTACCATTACGCAGGACAGGGGCCCTGCAAACGGAATAAGCAGCAAGCTGAAAATAGTgaagaataaaaacaaaaacggACGCATCGTCATTGTGATGAGCAAATACATGGAGAACGGCATCCAGGCAGCCAGGGTTAAAGGTGGGGAGGAGGATGTAGGGGTGAAGCAGCCACCTCAGTTGCTGGAGAGCAAGGCAGCTGTCGTAGATGATGCTGCGGACGAAACCGTGCGTCCCAGTAAGCACAGCTCCGAGGGCCCTGGATGTGGAAAGGACAGCAAAGATCAGGTTAAACCTCCCCCGTCTGGGCTTACGAATGGACTGTCCCGCCCTGACTCAGTCACGTTGGGGGCGGTGGCAGCTGAGATGAACGAAGCACGGGAGTTACGGGATCCTGAACACTCCACACACGAGGATCGACCGTTGCAGCTGACAGCCAAATCCAGCCTGAGCCCAAAGACTTCTGAAAAGGCCGTCCCTTCCCAGTTGGATCAAAGGAGTAGGCAGGGGGCCCAAAAGAGGTGTTCAATACTGGACACTGACCCGGGGGAGGCAAAACGGTTCGCCGGTGTTCAGAGCATCAGTGCACCAAACTCGGCGACACGTCAGTGTCAGAGCAGCACCACACACCTTAACAGTCACCAGCTCTCAAATGGACACAAGTTTGAATTTCTGGACTGCTGCCAGGATGAGCCAATAGATCTTAGCTGCGCACGGTCACGGGAAGAGAGGAATTCTGGGACAGGTTGTGAGATAAATGGCAACTCTGAACAGTGTGTGAAAGACACAGAGCTAACAGCGAAAGAAACACCTTTTACACCTTTCCTCGGaaatataataataacagaCGTCACAGCAAACTGCCTTACAGTTACGTTTAAGGAATATGTAACAGTCTAG
- the LOC143521934 gene encoding E3 SUMO-protein ligase CBX4-like isoform X3: MIEKLTLYMMHHLEAKMELPAAGEHVFAVESIEKKRIRKGRFEYLVKWRGWSPRYNTWEPEENILDPRLLVAFQNREHQEQLLGYRKRGPKPKQPFTQVPSFARRSSILSDLQEASHDTCVRMAVDPAQTQQYQLNSRKHHPYQPLQNQNPGGALTNGKKKHYYQLNSKKHHHYQPDPKMYQTPCDRAKEPVVPQVGRESWNLPPSLQQKWVRDKDSGCLSKVRGITMELNGGSGEPELGLDRTITQDRGPANGISSKLKIVKNKNKNGRIVIVMSKYMENGIQAARVKGGEEDVGVKQPPQLLESKAAVVDDAADETVRPSKHSSEGPGCGKDSKDQVKPPPSGLTNGLSRPDSVTLGAVAAEMNEARELRDPEHSTHEDRPLQLTAKSSLSPKTSEKAVPSQLDQRSRQGAQKRCSILDTDPGEAKRFAGVQSISAPNSATRQCQSSTTHLNSHQLSNGHKFEFLDCCQDEPIDLSCARSREERNSGTGCEINGNSEQCVKDTELTAKETPFTPFLGNIIITDVTANCLTVTFKEYVTV; this comes from the exons ATGATAGAAAAATTAACGCTTTATATGATG CACCATCTCGAAGCGAAAATGGAGCTACCCGCCGCGGGAGAGCACGTCTTCGCTGTGGAAAGCATCGAGAAGAAACGTATTCGAAAG GGACGGTTTGAGTACCTGGTTAAGTGGCGAGGCTGGTCCCCAAG gTATAACACGTGGGAACCGGAGGAAAATATCCTGGACCCGCGCCTCCTTGTCGCGTTCCaaaacag gGAGCATCAGGAGCAATTGTTGGGATATCGCAAACGTGGCCCGAAACCCAAGCAGCCCTTCACACAG GTTCCCTCGTTCGCCCGGAGGTCCAGCATCCTGTCTGACCTGCAGGAGGCATCGCATGACACCTGTGTCAGGATGGCCGTGGATCCAGCACAGACCCAGCAGTACCAGCTGAACAGCAGGAAGCACCACCCGTACCAGCCCCTCCAGAACCAGAACCCTGGAGGTGCTCTGACCAACGGGAAGAAAAAGCACTACTACCAGCTCAACAGCAAGAAACACCATCACTACCAGCCCGACCCCAAAATGTACCAGACGCCGTGTGACAGGGCCAAGGAGCCCGTGGTGCCCCAGGTGGGAAGGGAGAGCTGGAACCTCCCGCCGAGCCTCCAGCAGAAGTGGGTTCGGGACAAGGACTCCGGGTGCCTCAGCAAAGTGAGGGGCATCACCATGGAGCTGAATGGCGGAAGCGGTGAGCCGGAGCTCGGCTTGGATCGTACCATTACGCAGGACAGGGGCCCTGCAAACGGAATAAGCAGCAAGCTGAAAATAGTgaagaataaaaacaaaaacggACGCATCGTCATTGTGATGAGCAAATACATGGAGAACGGCATCCAGGCAGCCAGGGTTAAAGGTGGGGAGGAGGATGTAGGGGTGAAGCAGCCACCTCAGTTGCTGGAGAGCAAGGCAGCTGTCGTAGATGATGCTGCGGACGAAACCGTGCGTCCCAGTAAGCACAGCTCCGAGGGCCCTGGATGTGGAAAGGACAGCAAAGATCAGGTTAAACCTCCCCCGTCTGGGCTTACGAATGGACTGTCCCGCCCTGACTCAGTCACGTTGGGGGCGGTGGCAGCTGAGATGAACGAAGCACGGGAGTTACGGGATCCTGAACACTCCACACACGAGGATCGACCGTTGCAGCTGACAGCCAAATCCAGCCTGAGCCCAAAGACTTCTGAAAAGGCCGTCCCTTCCCAGTTGGATCAAAGGAGTAGGCAGGGGGCCCAAAAGAGGTGTTCAATACTGGACACTGACCCGGGGGAGGCAAAACGGTTCGCCGGTGTTCAGAGCATCAGTGCACCAAACTCGGCGACACGTCAGTGTCAGAGCAGCACCACACACCTTAACAGTCACCAGCTCTCAAATGGACACAAGTTTGAATTTCTGGACTGCTGCCAGGATGAGCCAATAGATCTTAGCTGCGCACGGTCACGGGAAGAGAGGAATTCTGGGACAGGTTGTGAGATAAATGGCAACTCTGAACAGTGTGTGAAAGACACAGAGCTAACAGCGAAAGAAACACCTTTTACACCTTTCCTCGGaaatataataataacagaCGTCACAGCAAACTGCCTTACAGTTACGTTTAAGGAATATGTAACAGTCTAG
- the LOC143521934 gene encoding E3 SUMO-protein ligase CBX4-like isoform X1, translated as MIEKLTLYMMLVSEFTAILPRNTDGFLERDCHHLEAKMELPAAGEHVFAVESIEKKRIRKGRFEYLVKWRGWSPRYNTWEPEENILDPRLLVAFQNREHQEQLLGYRKRGPKPKQPFTQVPSFARRSSILSDLQEASHDTCVRMAVDPAQTQQYQLNSRKHHPYQPLQNQNPGGALTNGKKKHYYQLNSKKHHHYQPDPKMYQTPCDRAKEPVVPQVGRESWNLPPSLQQKWVRDKDSGCLSKVRGITMELNGGSGEPELGLDRTITQDRGPANGISSKLKIVKNKNKNGRIVIVMSKYMENGIQAARVKGGEEDVGVKQPPQLLESKAAVVDDAADETVRPSKHSSEGPGCGKDSKDQVKPPPSGLTNGLSRPDSVTLGAVAAEMNEARELRDPEHSTHEDRPLQLTAKSSLSPKTSEKAVPSQLDQRSRQGAQKRCSILDTDPGEAKRFAGVQSISAPNSATRQCQSSTTHLNSHQLSNGHKFEFLDCCQDEPIDLSCARSREERNSGTGCEINGNSEQCVKDTELTAKETPFTPFLGNIIITDVTANCLTVTFKEYVTV; from the exons ATGATAGAAAAATTAACGCTTTATATGATG CTTGTTTCAGAGTTCACGGCGATTCTGCCTCGCAATACAGACGGCTTCTTGGAGAGGGACTGT CACCATCTCGAAGCGAAAATGGAGCTACCCGCCGCGGGAGAGCACGTCTTCGCTGTGGAAAGCATCGAGAAGAAACGTATTCGAAAG GGACGGTTTGAGTACCTGGTTAAGTGGCGAGGCTGGTCCCCAAG gTATAACACGTGGGAACCGGAGGAAAATATCCTGGACCCGCGCCTCCTTGTCGCGTTCCaaaacag gGAGCATCAGGAGCAATTGTTGGGATATCGCAAACGTGGCCCGAAACCCAAGCAGCCCTTCACACAG GTTCCCTCGTTCGCCCGGAGGTCCAGCATCCTGTCTGACCTGCAGGAGGCATCGCATGACACCTGTGTCAGGATGGCCGTGGATCCAGCACAGACCCAGCAGTACCAGCTGAACAGCAGGAAGCACCACCCGTACCAGCCCCTCCAGAACCAGAACCCTGGAGGTGCTCTGACCAACGGGAAGAAAAAGCACTACTACCAGCTCAACAGCAAGAAACACCATCACTACCAGCCCGACCCCAAAATGTACCAGACGCCGTGTGACAGGGCCAAGGAGCCCGTGGTGCCCCAGGTGGGAAGGGAGAGCTGGAACCTCCCGCCGAGCCTCCAGCAGAAGTGGGTTCGGGACAAGGACTCCGGGTGCCTCAGCAAAGTGAGGGGCATCACCATGGAGCTGAATGGCGGAAGCGGTGAGCCGGAGCTCGGCTTGGATCGTACCATTACGCAGGACAGGGGCCCTGCAAACGGAATAAGCAGCAAGCTGAAAATAGTgaagaataaaaacaaaaacggACGCATCGTCATTGTGATGAGCAAATACATGGAGAACGGCATCCAGGCAGCCAGGGTTAAAGGTGGGGAGGAGGATGTAGGGGTGAAGCAGCCACCTCAGTTGCTGGAGAGCAAGGCAGCTGTCGTAGATGATGCTGCGGACGAAACCGTGCGTCCCAGTAAGCACAGCTCCGAGGGCCCTGGATGTGGAAAGGACAGCAAAGATCAGGTTAAACCTCCCCCGTCTGGGCTTACGAATGGACTGTCCCGCCCTGACTCAGTCACGTTGGGGGCGGTGGCAGCTGAGATGAACGAAGCACGGGAGTTACGGGATCCTGAACACTCCACACACGAGGATCGACCGTTGCAGCTGACAGCCAAATCCAGCCTGAGCCCAAAGACTTCTGAAAAGGCCGTCCCTTCCCAGTTGGATCAAAGGAGTAGGCAGGGGGCCCAAAAGAGGTGTTCAATACTGGACACTGACCCGGGGGAGGCAAAACGGTTCGCCGGTGTTCAGAGCATCAGTGCACCAAACTCGGCGACACGTCAGTGTCAGAGCAGCACCACACACCTTAACAGTCACCAGCTCTCAAATGGACACAAGTTTGAATTTCTGGACTGCTGCCAGGATGAGCCAATAGATCTTAGCTGCGCACGGTCACGGGAAGAGAGGAATTCTGGGACAGGTTGTGAGATAAATGGCAACTCTGAACAGTGTGTGAAAGACACAGAGCTAACAGCGAAAGAAACACCTTTTACACCTTTCCTCGGaaatataataataacagaCGTCACAGCAAACTGCCTTACAGTTACGTTTAAGGAATATGTAACAGTCTAG
- the cbx8b gene encoding chromobox protein homolog 8b codes for MELSAVGERVFAAESIIKRRIRRGRMEYLVKWKGWSPKYSTWEPEENILDSRLFAAFEERERERELFGPKKRGPKLKTFILKAQAKAKARSYEFRGESSRSMRITYPSPEPLVTPRAREGLRAVVPTIFPPSTVNRGESVRLPPPEPAREHRPHPSPRPSTDGFIPTPKKRGRKPKLRFPEGFPSSLHPDQARRRAEESISSIPSKMARLGLGEDEEDGRSDPRAMKAPHRHQTSPLYPHKQHRTIPSVDWSINSTRRNLDMQECRTTEHSSRLHQHHLQRLKHLRHQRVLEPAAQAARRQQPSLIAKIPVARIFGEPEEEEEEEDEEDDAWSPCFNNMEKVIITDVTTNFLTVTIKESSTDKGFFKDKR; via the exons ATGGAGCTGTCTGCGGTCGGAGAAAGGGTTTTTGCGGCCGAATCGATCATAAAAAGGCGAATAAGGAGA GGTCGGATGGAATACCTGGTGAAATGGAAGGGTTGGTCGCCCAA GTACAGTACTTGGGAGCCCGAAGAAAATATTCTGGATTCCCGGCTTTTCGCCGCTTTCGAAGAGAG GGAACGTGAGAGGGAGCTCTTCGGGCCCAAGAAAAGAGGACCGAAGCTCAAAACCTTCATTCTGAAG GCTCAGGCAAAAGCCAAAGCCAGATCCTACGAGTTCCGTGGTGAATCTTCACGCAGCATGCGTATAACCTATCCCAGCCCTGAGCCTCTGGTTACCCCAAGGGCTCGGGAGGGTCTGCGTGCTGTGGTCCCAACTATCTTCCCCCCCAGCACAGTCAACAGGGGCGAAAGCGTGCGGCTTCCCCCTCCAGAACCAGCCAGAGAACATCGCCCTCATCCGTCACCGAGACCCAGCACCGACGGCTTCATCCCTACGCCCAAAAAGAGAGGCCGCAAACCTAAGCTTCGCTTCCCAGAAGGATTCCCAAGCAGCCTCCACCCAGACCAGGCCAGGAGAAGGGCGGAGGAGTCCATATCTAGCATCCCATCCAAAATGGCACGGCTTGGCCTCGGGGAGGACGAAGAAGACGGTCGTTCTGATCCGAGAGCCATGAAAGCGCCCCACAGGCACCAAACCTCCCCCCTGTATCCCCACAAGCAGCACAGGACGATCCCCTCTGTGGACTGGAGCATTAACTCCACTAGAAGGAATTTAGACATGCAGGAGTGCAGGactacagaacacagcagccGCTTACACCAGCACCACCTGCAGCGCCTTAAACACCTCCGCCATCAGAGGGTGCTAGAGCCCGCCGCACAGGCGGCCAGGAGGCAGCAGCCTTCCCTCATCGCCAAAATTCCCGTCGCACGGATTTTCGGGGAaccagaggaggaagaggaggaagaagatgaagaggaTGATGCTTGGAGCCCCTGTTTCAATAATATGGAGAAGGTCATCATCACAGATGTGACAACAAACTTTTTGACTGTGACTATCAAAGAGAGCAGCACAGACAAAGGCTTCTTTAAAGACAAAAGATGA
- the c8h17orf67 gene encoding uncharacterized protein C17orf67 homolog, with product MKLVAFMFCLVLLTSFTEATPMMKESVAKQLLRSKRQKPGYPDEPMREHLLHMQRLEQRARETNLEHWLNPHCFPRCDRNYGYPV from the exons ATGAAGCTCGTGGCATTTATGTTCTGTTTGGTCTTGTTGACCTCCTTCACAG AGGCTACTCCAATGATGAAAGAAAGCGTCGCAAAACAACTTCTCCGTAGCaagagacagaagccaggataCCCTGATGAGCCAATGAGA GAGCATTTGCTGCACATGCAGCGTTTGGAGCAGAGGGCTCGCGAGACAAATCTCGAGCACTGGCTGAACCCGCACTGCTTCCCTCGCTGTGACCGTAACTATGGTTACCCCGTTTAA